The Corynebacterium marinum DSM 44953 genome contains the following window.
CCAGCATCAGGATTAGTGCGCCCGGAGTCGCAATGAGCATGACCCCACGGGAGATCTCCCACGCGCCACCGAAGACTAGGGAGACGATCCAGAGGATACTGCCCACTACTCCTGCGGCAAGGGACACAGCAAGAGTGTCCTCGAAACCTCCGGCGCGGAAACGCATTCCCTTGCGGTACAGGTGAAAGATCAGCCCGAATACCAGCTGGAGCCCAGCAGCCCCAGCAACGAAGCCCACGTATGCGTTCCAGCTGATCTCGTTGAAGTCGAACTCATACCTCAGGACTGCCGCCACGAGCATGGCCAGCATCCAGATGAGGACGTCGATGACGTAGAGGAGCCGCCCCACCGGGAGTTTCATGGACAATCCTTCACTTAACTGGAGTCTGGGAATCAGAGCCACATTCTTCCCCCGTCTGTTGAGATGACCACGTCATCCTCCACCCAGAGCAGGGTGGACGTACCTGATTGAGCGATTGCGGTATTTTCTGGGTTACTTGCATCAGCGGTGAGAGTGGTCTCGAAACATCCGTCCAGCACCGGCGAAGTGGCACCGCCGAGAGTCGTGAGACGCACGCCCTCACATGCTTGACCCCCCTTCTGTGCCACTACGTAGGAATCAGGAGAGTAGTTGATCGCCAAAGCATCAGTTACTCCCGCGGCCTCGGACCAGGTGATACCACGATCGATGGTGGTGACCACGGAGCCGCCGGCACACCGCACTGCCGCGCGATCTCCCGCTGCCGCAAGCTCGGCACCTTCACACGGCAGGGATCGAGGCCCGTCAGGAGCTCCCACCTGTGTGGGAGTGGATGGATCGAAGTACCAGGTGCCCACGACTGACAACGGGCCTTCCCAGGTAGTGCCGAGATCGGTAGAGCGGTAGACCTGCGGATCGCAGTTGGCGTCCAAAGCCACCACCTGAACCAGGGAAGGATCTGTGGGCAGTACACGCAGGATCTGGGTCGCCCCAGCTCCCGCGAGTGAAGCTGACTCGCTCCAGTTCTGTCCTGCGTCAACGGAAATCTCCGCGGTTCCCGGCGTCTCACATGTTCCGCTGGCTGCCCGCATGGCCGTGCTGCCTACCATCGCCAGCATGCGCTGTGAAGTGGAACTTGCAGTCTGATCCTCAGCAACTTCCGGCTCCGCTTGGGTAGGCGGCGCTGCCGCCTCTTCTGCGGTTGGGATCTCGGATCTGACCGGGAGTCCGGGGTGGTCGTTTGAACCAACACCCGTCAAAGCCACGTAGGAGAGGGCGAGCGCTGCCGCGCTAAGTATCGCGATAACAGCCACCGCACCCCAGAGGGGGAACCTCCTGGCTCGTCGAGCCTTTTTTGGAGATCTAGACATTAGAGAGCACCTTCCACAGACCGCCTCAGCAGGGACACCACTGCGTCAACCGCGGGCACAAGTTGTTGCGCAGAAGCTTCATGGACTTCCACTTCACGTTGAAAAGGATCAATCACGTCATCCGCGGCCGGATCGGTCAATGGCGGGAGGATACTGCGGCTGGCGGTTACCGCTCTAACGGCGGCACGCAGCCTGCCCACGGGAGATTTCTCAGCCGGGTCGATTTCCGAGGCAAGTACTTCGTCGGTGGTAACCTCCGCAAGCCGGGCGAATTCACGGATGGTGAACACACGACGCGTGACGCGGGGGCTCAGTTCCACAACGACACGACGCTGATCGCGAGTCATCGCAAGAATTAGATCCGCGGATTCCAGAAGTTCCTCAGTCACCTGCCGTGCACGATGAGTTTCGGTGTTCTCGACCCCATAAGAAAAGGCGATTTCCCGGGTAGCCGCGAGCATCGACTCACCTACCAAGGCTTCGATGCCGGCTGAACTGACGTTGACCTCCGGCAACTCCCGCAGCATGCCCTCCAGGAGCCGCTCGGCCAGAGGTGATCGACAGACGTTCCCGGTGCAGACGGTCAGTATGGAAAAACTATTTCGCACCTGCGCCCCTCGCCTGCTCGGCGGAGACCGCCTGCGGATGAACGGGTGCCGGCGTCGCATCGACCGGGGTAGCAGGAGCGCCGCCACCGTAGCCGTACCCGCCATAGCTGTAGGAGTCGGACCCCTTGGAAGGCACCATGGTTGCGACCAGCCCGAGCACATCGGTCCCGGTAGTTTCCAGGGACCCTAGTGCGTCCTCCAGCTCCTGCTTCGTGGTGGCATCGGCTGCAACGACCACCAGAAGACCAGCAGTCATCTTTCCCAGCACCGTCGCATCCGTCACCGCAAGAACAGGGGGTGCATCCACGATCACGTAGTCGAACTGCTCGCGAAGAGCCTCCAGGGTCTTCCCCATCTCTGCGGAACCCAGGAGCTCACTAGGGTTCGGGGGGATCCGGCCGGCCGGAAGGACGAAGAACTGGTCCTGCCCCCAGCGCTGGAGAACATCCTCGAGATCAGCTCGGCCGATGAGGACATCGGTCAGACCCGCACCGCCTTCGATACCCAGGTAATCCGAGAATTTCGGGAGCCGAAGGTCGCCCTCCACGACCGCCACCCGTGATCCCGCCTGCGCAAGTGCATACGCCAGGTTCAGGGACGTGGTGGTTTTACCCTCGCTGGGGCTGGGAGAGGTGACAACGAAGACCCGCCCCTTCGAACCGACGTTGAGGAACTGGAGGTTAGTGCGAAGCGCACGGAAGGACTCAGCCCGGGGGCTATGCGGCTGTGAATTGACAATGATCCGATTCTTTTCCACATTCGGATCATCAATGATGCGCCCCAGAAGCGGCTTATCCGTGATCTGTTCAATGTCCTGCGCGGAGTGGATCCGTCGATCCAGCACGGTCCGGAGAATAGCGATCCCGTAGCCCACGGCGAGACCAACCAGGAGACCCAGCGCCAGGTTGATGAGGACGTTCGGACTCACCGGTGAGCCGGGCACAAGGGCATTTTGTGTGGTCGTCAGGCTGACCGGACTCGCGCCATTCTCCGTCTCCGGCTCAAGCTGGGTGCGGACGACCTCCTGGAAGCTCTCCCCCACCGCGTCGGCGATCTGGGCCGCCTGCTCTGCTGAGGGGCTGGTGGCAGTGATGTTAATGAGTGCGGAATCCGCAGGAGAGGCAGCACTCACGTACGAGGCCAGCTCGGCTCCCGTCATATCCAGCTGCAGCTGCTCGACCACCGGATCCAGCACCACGCCGGTCTTGACCACGGCCACATAGCTGTTGACGATCTGGCGGGAGTAGTTTGCTCCCTGCACCAGCTCGCTGCTCGTGCCGCCGTCAGATCGCACGGAGACATAGAGCTGCGTACGGGACTGGTACTCGGGGGTCGCCAGGAGAGACGCACCCGCTCCCGCCCCGAGCCCAAGAATGGCAAATACTACGACGAGTACCCAACTCTTGCGGAGGATTGAGAGATACTCGCGTAGTTCCATGCTATTTAAGTCTTTCTTGTTATGGGATCGTAGCCTTAGGGAGACTAACAATAAAGCCTCAACCCTGCGACATTTAAAGGGTTTCCATTCGGGGACATGCCCCCTTTGAACTGCCCTTTCGCGGCGAGCACCGCCGCCACTTGCGATTAGATCATTCCTTTAGAGGCGGGGCTCCGAGTTCTTTCGGGGCACACGCCCATCGAAAAGCAGTCGCGCGGATGCTCCACCGCTGGTGAACACATCAAAACCGTTGTGATAGCGGTGCCAAGCTGGTTGAAAAGAAGAATGTTTACCGTATTAATCATTCCGGCAGTATGCCGCTTCACCCCTCCCCCCGTTTCGGGGGAAGAGTCCTGCGCGGCACAGGCTCTTATTCCGCCGGGATCCCCCGGAAAGCGCGGTCGTTGAGCTCCCTGCGGGCCTGCTCAAGCGCCACCAGGTCCGCGAACAGGGTGTTGTAGGCCTGCTCGTCATCCGAGGGGCGCATGCGCTGCAGCTGGCTCTTCAGCTGGGCGATCTGGTTGCCCACCTCGGCCTCCTGCAGGCGGGAGAGCACCGAATCGGCATAGGCGGGCAGGTGGGTCATCTCCACGGGGATCTCCTCCACCGCCAGCTCGGAGACGAGGTTGCGGCCCAGCAGGTCGGTCATCTCCCCCGCCACAGTGGCGATCCAGTCCACGCCGCTGTGCGCGACCGCCAGGCCACCGACGCCGCGGATGGCCTCGCGCACGGCCCGATATCCAGCGTGGGTGAAGGCGTCCGGTCCCAGGCCGTCGAAGTAGCTGCCGGCCAGCTCCGGGTACTGCAGGGCGAGCTTGAGGGATTCGCGCTGCGGCCACAGGTAGGGGTCGCGCGGGTTGGGCATGTCGAAGGACGGGGCCTGCACGGGGGCGGAATCGGTCTTGTCGAAACGGACGGCGCGGCGTTTCGGCTCCTGCTTGGGGCGCCGGGCCTCTGCACGCACCTGCTGGAGGACCTCCTCGGTGTTCGCCCAGCCCACCCAGCCGGCGAGCTGGCGGGCGTACTCGCCCTGCAGGACCGGGTCTTTGATGCCGGCGACGACGGGGACGGTGCGTCGCAAAGCCTGCAGGCGCCCCTCGACGGTGTCGAGGTTGTGCTCGGCGAGCATGGACTCGATGACGAACTGGAACATGGGGATGCGGTCGGCGATGAGGTCGCGCACGGCGGCGTCGCCACGCTGCAGGCGCAGATCGCAGGGGTCCATGCCCTCGGGGGCCACGGCGACGAAGGACTGGCCGGTGAACTTCTGGTCACCCTCGAAAGCACGCATAGCGGCCTTCTGGCCGGCCTCGTCGCCGTCGAAGGTGTAGATGAGCTCGCCGCGGAAGTAGTTGTCATCCAGCATGAGGCGGCGCAGGATCTGCAGGTGCTCCTCGCCGAAGGCCGTGCCGCAGGACGCGACCGCGGTGGTCACCCCGGCGGCGTGCATGGCCATGACGTCGGTGTAGCCCTCCACCACCACCGCCTGATGCCCGGCGGCGACGTGCTTCTTGGCCACATCCAGGCCGAAGAGCACCTTGGACTTGTGGTACAGCATGGTATCGGGGGTGTTCATGTATTTGCCGAGCTTGTCGTCGTCGAAAAGCTTGCGCGCGCCGAAGCCGATGACGTTGCCCGAGAGGTCCTTGATCGGCCACAGCAGGCGGCGGTGGAAGCGGTCGATCGGACCGCGGCGACCCATGGTGGACAGGCCGGCGGCCTCGAGCTCCTTGAAGTCGAAGCCCTTGCGCAGCAGGTGCTTGGTCAGCGTGTCCCAGCCCTCCGGGGCGTAGCCGCACTCGAAGGCGTAGATGTGCTCCTGCGAGAAACCACGGTCCAGCAGGAACTCCCGCGCGGTCTGGGCCTGCGGGGTCTCCAGCTGCTCCCGGTAGAACTGATGCGCCGCCTTGTTGGCGTCGATGAGCCGCTTGCGGGTGCCGGGCTTCTCGTCGCGCGCGCCCGTGGTGCCGCCCTGGTAGTTGATGGTGTAGCCGATGGTCTGCGCGACGGACTCGACGGCTTCCGGGAAGGAGATGTGCTCCATCTCCATGAGGAACGTGAACACGTCCCCGCCCTTGCCGGAGGAGAAGCAGTGGAAGTAACCGCGGTTCGGGCGCACGTGGAAGGACGGGGTGCGCTCATCCTTGAAGGGGCTCAGCCCCTTGAGCGAGTCATGCCCGCCCGGCTTGAGCTGGACGTACTCGCCGACGATCTCTTCGATCGGCGCGCGCTCACGGATTGCCTGAACGTCAGAATCCGGAATACGTCCCTTAGCCATGAATTCAGGGTACCTGCGGGGTCAAATGCGCGTTCAGGGTGCTTGTTTGGGATGATGTCAGGCATGGCTGCCCCGAAGAAGAAGTCCGTGTTCGCTGTGCTCGCTGCCGCTTTGCTGGTGGGAATTGGTGGTTGGGTTGGGGTGGATCTGACGGGTGGGGGTTCGGGAGGTGCGGGTGATTCCGGGGCCTCCGGGGCCTCCGGGGCCTCCGGGGCGGGGTCTTCGGAGGTTTCGGGGTTTGTTTCGGGCTCGTCGGATGAGGTGGGTGCCTCCGGGCTGGAGGTCTGCCCCGTGGACACCCTGCCCGGTGAGGCGGACCCGGTCATCGAGGACATCCTCTCCGGCGGCCCCTACGTCTACCCGGGCGAGGACGGCGGGCACTTCGGCAACTACGAGGACGTCCTGCCCGACGAGCGCAACTCCTACTACCGCAGCTACACCGTGGACACCCCGGGCCTGAACCACCGCGGCGCCAAGCGCATCGTAGTGGGCGGCGGCACGGAGGAGGACCCGGAGGTCTGGTACTACTCCGACGACCACTACGAGTCGTTCTGTGAGATTCCGGATGCGGAGGATTAGAGCCGGGATTGAGCAGAAAGGGGACCTTTCTTGAGCCCGTTCCCCCTCCATCGGAGAAATCGCCAGGATGCAGATTCCGTGTATCTCCACCGGCTGGCAGTAATGGTGAAAGCGTGTCCGTCGGCGCCTGCAGCATCGTCATTAATGTCCGACTTTTTCCACATCACTCCCTAAAATGGTTATGATGGAAAGTGTTGCCAATCCGGGCTGCCAAATGGCAGCCCGCAGGTGGAACGCTTTTTCAACCCGGATATCCGGGCCGCAGATTCAGAAAGGTTCTCCATGAAGACCCGTAAACTCACCGCCGGTATCGCCGCTATCGCCATTTCCTTCGCAGCATTTTCCGCTCCGCAGGCCATCGCCGCCGAGCCGGGCACCGAGCCCGTCACCGAGGAAGAAATCAAGGAGGGCCTGAAGGAGATCTCTTTTGAGTCCCATGACGGCTCCTACATTCTCCCCGGCGAGACCCTCACCCTGACGGCCGACTCCGTCGGCGAGGGCATCGAGATCCGCAACGCCTACATCGAGACTGCGCCGGGCCACACCAGCGCCCAGTGGGACGTGAAGCGGAGCGTCAACGAGGACGGTCTGCCCGTCCTGGAGATCACCGCCCCGGCGGCACCCGAAGAGCAGACCGGCACCGTCCAGGAGTACGGCGAGTACACCGTCCACGTCCGTACCTCCAACTGGAACAGCTACCTTTTCACCATCAATTTCGCGGAGGAGCGCCCGGCCGAGACGGCCCCGGTTTCTTCGATTGAGCTCTCCAGCAAGATCGACTTCAAGGAGCTCGTCGGCAAGTTCACCGGCTCCAGCAAGTAGCGTCATCTGCTCCCCGAGCTGGTCTGCGCCCCGTCACTGATCCCGGTGACGGGGCGCCGTCCTTCCCGGACAGGCCTGGATTCTCAGAGCCGGGCTCAGCCGTGCTCCGGTTCCCCCGTCCTTAGGTGATCCGCCCGGTTGAGGGTCTCCACCACCAGTCGCGCGACGTGGCCGTCGGCGATCCGGTAGAGCACGTTCCGGCCCTCTTTGCGGGAGTACACCAGCCCGCCAAGGCGGAGTTTCGCCAGATGCTGACTGACCACCGTGCGACTCGCGCCCGTGAGGGAGACGAGCTGGGTGACGTTGAACTCGGCGTCGATAAGCAGGAAGAGCAGCTGCAGGCGGGTAGGTTCGGCCAGCAGTTTGAGGGCGTCGGCGGCCTCGGTGAAAAGGGCCTCGTCGGGGACGAGATTGTGTTCGAGGCTCATACGGACTCCTTGGGCCAGGTGAGGGTTGCCATGACGGTACCCAGCACCGCGAGTACCGCCAGGGCTGCGGTGGCCGCCCAGAGGCCGGCGCTGTCGCCGATCCAGCCGGCGACGGGGTAGGTGATCAGGTAGCAGGCGTGGCTGAGTGAGAACTGGGCGGCGAAGACATAGGAGAGGTCCTCCTCGCTGGCGTTGGCGCGGACGATGCGGCCGATGGGGGTCTGCATCGCCGAGAGCGCGAAGCCCAGCAGAAGCCAGGTGAACGCGATGAGCGCGTAGCCCGACGCGGGCACGATCAGCAGGAGGATGAGGCAGGCCGCGCCCAGCACAGCGGCGGGGAGCATGACCGCACGGTCGGTGACCTTCTCCAGCAGCCCGGGCACGGCGGCGGCCACCACCATGGAGCCCAGGCCGAAGATCGCCAGAGTCCAGGCCAGGGCAGACTCCCCCATCCCCAGCTCGGAGCGGACGATGACCACGGTGTTGACCATAACCATCGCCATGGGCGCGGCCACCGCAAGGTTCAGCCACAGCAGGGCACGGAGCGGGCGTTCGCGCAGCATGATCCGGATGCCGCGCTGGGTGCGCTCGATGAAGCCGGTGCGGTGGGTGGGAGTCTCGGGTTTCCGGGGAAGCGGGGTGGCGACCACCAGCACCGCGGAGGCGAGGAAACCGACGACAGTGCCCAGGAAGAGGTTGGTGTAACTCATCACCGCGAGCATGGCCGCTGCCAGGACCGGGCTGGCTATCTGCTCCAGGTCATAGGCCAGGCGGGAGAGCGAGAGCGCGCGGGTGTAGTCCTCCTCTTCGGGCAGGATGCGCGGGATGACCGCCTGGAACGTCGGTGTGAAGGTGGCGCTGGCGGCCTGGAGCAGGCCGATGGCCAGGTAAAGCTGCCACTCTGCGGCGATGAACGGCAGGGTCAGCGCCACGGCGCCGCGGACGAGGTTGGCGCCGACCAGCACCGGCCGGGGGTTCCAGTTGGCGGCCAGGGCAGTGACCACAGGTGAGAGCAGCACGTAGATGAGGATCTTGATGGTCAGCGCGTTGGCCAGGATGCGGCCGGCGCTGCCCCCGGCTATGTCGAAGGCCAGCAGCCCCAGCGCCACGGTGAGCAGTCCCGTGCCCACCAGCGCCACCACCTGGGCGGAGAAGAGGTGCAGGTAGGTCCGGTTGCGGAGTGGGGTGAGCAGGGCTGTGGGGGCCATGGCTTCATTCTATGACATGTGCGCACATGTGCACTTGATTGTGGGAGTTGTCTCGGGGAGAACCTGCGATGAGGACCCTGCGCTCAGCACCGGGATCGGGCTAGAACCCGCGAGGAGTCCGGGGATCGGGCTCGTCGCGGGGTCCTCCTCGCAGGGTTCGGGTGGCGGGGTGCATGAAAGGAGAACCCCGCAACCACCCCCTGGTATCACGCTGAACCCCGAAAGGAGCGCTGTGTGAGGACCTCTTGCGGGGTCCTCCTTTCAGGGTGGGGCACGGACCCTTGCAATG
Protein-coding sequences here:
- a CDS encoding low molecular weight phosphatase family protein, encoding MRRRHPFIRRRSPPSRRGAQVRNSFSILTVCTGNVCRSPLAERLLEGMLRELPEVNVSSAGIEALVGESMLAATREIAFSYGVENTETHRARQVTEELLESADLILAMTRDQRRVVVELSPRVTRRVFTIREFARLAEVTTDEVLASEIDPAEKSPVGRLRAAVRAVTASRSILPPLTDPAADDVIDPFQREVEVHEASAQQLVPAVDAVVSLLRRSVEGAL
- a CDS encoding polysaccharide biosynthesis tyrosine autokinase, with translation MELREYLSILRKSWVLVVVFAILGLGAGAGASLLATPEYQSRTQLYVSVRSDGGTSSELVQGANYSRQIVNSYVAVVKTGVVLDPVVEQLQLDMTGAELASYVSAASPADSALINITATSPSAEQAAQIADAVGESFQEVVRTQLEPETENGASPVSLTTTQNALVPGSPVSPNVLINLALGLLVGLAVGYGIAILRTVLDRRIHSAQDIEQITDKPLLGRIIDDPNVEKNRIIVNSQPHSPRAESFRALRTNLQFLNVGSKGRVFVVTSPSPSEGKTTTSLNLAYALAQAGSRVAVVEGDLRLPKFSDYLGIEGGAGLTDVLIGRADLEDVLQRWGQDQFFVLPAGRIPPNPSELLGSAEMGKTLEALREQFDYVIVDAPPVLAVTDATVLGKMTAGLLVVVAADATTKQELEDALGSLETTGTDVLGLVATMVPSKGSDSYSYGGYGYGGGAPATPVDATPAPVHPQAVSAEQARGAGAK
- the dnaG gene encoding DNA primase, whose protein sequence is MAKGRIPDSDVQAIRERAPIEEIVGEYVQLKPGGHDSLKGLSPFKDERTPSFHVRPNRGYFHCFSSGKGGDVFTFLMEMEHISFPEAVESVAQTIGYTINYQGGTTGARDEKPGTRKRLIDANKAAHQFYREQLETPQAQTAREFLLDRGFSQEHIYAFECGYAPEGWDTLTKHLLRKGFDFKELEAAGLSTMGRRGPIDRFHRRLLWPIKDLSGNVIGFGARKLFDDDKLGKYMNTPDTMLYHKSKVLFGLDVAKKHVAAGHQAVVVEGYTDVMAMHAAGVTTAVASCGTAFGEEHLQILRRLMLDDNYFRGELIYTFDGDEAGQKAAMRAFEGDQKFTGQSFVAVAPEGMDPCDLRLQRGDAAVRDLIADRIPMFQFVIESMLAEHNLDTVEGRLQALRRTVPVVAGIKDPVLQGEYARQLAGWVGWANTEEVLQQVRAEARRPKQEPKRRAVRFDKTDSAPVQAPSFDMPNPRDPYLWPQRESLKLALQYPELAGSYFDGLGPDAFTHAGYRAVREAIRGVGGLAVAHSGVDWIATVAGEMTDLLGRNLVSELAVEEIPVEMTHLPAYADSVLSRLQEAEVGNQIAQLKSQLQRMRPSDDEQAYNTLFADLVALEQARRELNDRAFRGIPAE
- a CDS encoding ribonuclease domain-containing protein — translated: MAAPKKKSVFAVLAAALLVGIGGWVGVDLTGGGSGGAGDSGASGASGASGAGSSEVSGFVSGSSDEVGASGLEVCPVDTLPGEADPVIEDILSGGPYVYPGEDGGHFGNYEDVLPDERNSYYRSYTVDTPGLNHRGAKRIVVGGGTEEDPEVWYYSDDHYESFCEIPDAED
- a CDS encoding ArsR/SmtB family transcription factor, with amino-acid sequence MSLEHNLVPDEALFTEAADALKLLAEPTRLQLLFLLIDAEFNVTQLVSLTGASRTVVSQHLAKLRLGGLVYSRKEGRNVLYRIADGHVARLVVETLNRADHLRTGEPEHG
- a CDS encoding MFS transporter gives rise to the protein MAPTALLTPLRNRTYLHLFSAQVVALVGTGLLTVALGLLAFDIAGGSAGRILANALTIKILIYVLLSPVVTALAANWNPRPVLVGANLVRGAVALTLPFIAAEWQLYLAIGLLQAASATFTPTFQAVIPRILPEEEDYTRALSLSRLAYDLEQIASPVLAAAMLAVMSYTNLFLGTVVGFLASAVLVVATPLPRKPETPTHRTGFIERTQRGIRIMLRERPLRALLWLNLAVAAPMAMVMVNTVVIVRSELGMGESALAWTLAIFGLGSMVVAAAVPGLLEKVTDRAVMLPAAVLGAACLILLLIVPASGYALIAFTWLLLGFALSAMQTPIGRIVRANASEEDLSYVFAAQFSLSHACYLITYPVAGWIGDSAGLWAATAALAVLAVLGTVMATLTWPKESV